The bacterium DNA window CCAGCAGGATGCGGCCCGCGGCCACGGCGAACTGCTTGGGCGGCGCGGCGTCCGTACGGGCGCGCGAGCCGCTGCCGCCGGCGAGGATGATCAGGTGCAAGGGCGTCCGTGCGACGGTCATGCCTTCCCCTCACCGGCCGCCCGCGAGCGGCTCAGGGCCAGGGCCACGGCCTCGTCGACTGTGGCGGCCACGACCACGGACAGGCCCTGCTCGGTCTTGCGGTTGCGCTTGGCGCGCGCGACCACCGCCCGCTTGAACCCGTGCCGCGCCGCCTCGCGCAACCGACCGGGGCGGTCGGCTACGCCGCGCACGTCCCCGGTCAGGCCGACCTCGCCGAGCACCAGGGTGTCGACCGGCACCGGGATCTCGCGCAACGAGGAGGCCAGGGCGGTGACGATAGCCAGGTCCGCGCCCGGATCCTCCAGGCGCGCTCCCCCGGCCACCTTGACGAAGATGTCGCAGCCGGCCAGGTCTAGCCCCGCGCGTTTCTCGAGGATGGCCGCCAGCAGGGCCACGCGCTTGCTGTCCACGCCCTGGACCACCCGCTGGGGCGTGCCGTAACGCGAGGGCGACACGAGGGCCTGCACCTCCACCAGGAAGGTCCGCGACCCGTTGCGCACGGCACACACGGCCGAGCCCGGCTCCTCGCCGCGACGACCGCTCAGGAACAGGGCTCCCGCCTCGTCCACCGGCACCAGGCCGTCGCCGCGCATCTCCAGGATGGCCAGCTCGCCGGTGGCGCCGAAGCGGTTCTTCACCGCGCGCACCATGCGCACGGCGCCGCCGTCGCTGCTCTCGAAGTAGAGGACCGTATCGACCATGTGCTCGAGCAGCTTGGGCCCGGCCAGGTCGCCGCTCTTGGTGACGTGCCCGACCAGGAACACGGGACGTCCCGAGGCGCGCGCGTAGTCCGCGAGCACGCCGCCGCAGTAGCGGATCTGGCTGACGCTGCCGGGGAAGGCGTCGATCTCGCCGCTGTGCAGGGTCTGGATGGAATCCGCGATGACCACGCACGGGCCGGCGTGCCGCGCGCGGTCGTCGTAGAGGGCGGCCAGCAGCTTCTCCAGGTCGACCTCGTCGAGGATGTGGAAGCCCTCGGTCGTCCGCGGGTCGAAGCCGAGCCGCTCGGCGCGCATGCGGATCTGCGCGGGCGACTCCTCGCCGGCCACGTAGAGCACGCGCACGCCCTGGCGCATCCAGCTCAGCGCCAGGCCGGTCAGCAGGGTGGACTTGCCCACACCGGGCTCGCCGCCGAGCAGGACCACCGAGCCGGCCACCAGTCCGCCGCCGAGCACGCGGGCGAGCTCTTCCGGTTCCACCGCCAGACGCTCGTGGCTCGCCGAGGCGACCTCGGCCAGGGACAGCGGCCGCAGGAGGTCGCCGCCGCCCGGCGGCGCCGGACGCGCGCGGCCGAAACCGGCGCCCCGGCCCTTGCCCTCGACCTTGCCGAGCTTGAACTCGGTCAGGGAGTTCCATTCCCCGCACTCGGGACAGCGCCCGAGCCAGCGGACCTCCTCGTGGCCGCAATTGCCGCAGACGTAGCGCGTGACTGTCTTGGCCATCGATCACCTTCCGTTCGAAACGCGGGCGTGGAGGATAGCGGTTTCCGGGCGGGAGGTCAAAGGGCGCGCCCGGCCCGGGCGAGATCCGCGCACGGGGCTTGCTCCCCATGGGCACGCGACCGTTAATACTTCGGTATAATCGGAGTTATACTATGGA harbors:
- the radA gene encoding DNA repair protein RadA, whose amino-acid sequence is MAKTVTRYVCGNCGHEEVRWLGRCPECGEWNSLTEFKLGKVEGKGRGAGFGRARPAPPGGGDLLRPLSLAEVASASHERLAVEPEELARVLGGGLVAGSVVLLGGEPGVGKSTLLTGLALSWMRQGVRVLYVAGEESPAQIRMRAERLGFDPRTTEGFHILDEVDLEKLLAALYDDRARHAGPCVVIADSIQTLHSGEIDAFPGSVSQIRYCGGVLADYARASGRPVFLVGHVTKSGDLAGPKLLEHMVDTVLYFESSDGGAVRMVRAVKNRFGATGELAILEMRGDGLVPVDEAGALFLSGRRGEEPGSAVCAVRNGSRTFLVEVQALVSPSRYGTPQRVVQGVDSKRVALLAAILEKRAGLDLAGCDIFVKVAGGARLEDPGADLAIVTALASSLREIPVPVDTLVLGEVGLTGDVRGVADRPGRLREAARHGFKRAVVARAKRNRKTEQGLSVVVAATVDEAVALALSRSRAAGEGKA